The DNA window CATTGAAGCAGCAGGTGGCTGTGTTTTTGCACCGACACTGGGTGATGAATTTACCAGCAACTTAACTGATCACATCCAGCAGATATGCGAGCTGATTATTGAGAACAACTTGCAGGATATTATTCTGGTGGGACATAGTTATGGTGGATTCGTCATTACCGGCGTTGCAGACCGGATGCCCGAGAGAATTCATAGCTTAGTTTATCTTGATTCTGCTTTGCCCGATCCTGGACAATCCCTGATGGATATCCTGAATTTAGCATATTCGCAGGAGGACTCTGCAGTCCTGCCTGATCCAAATCCACCTTACGTGGAAAAACTGCAGTACAATCCAGAAACGATTTTCCGGATTGAAAAAATTTATATACGCTGTACAAAGAGTGAGTTTGCGGATATTTCTCATCTTGCTACGGAAAAAATAGATACTGCAGGAGGAAGGTGGACCTATTTTGAGTTACCATCTTCACACGTGCCAATGGCTGACCTTCCAGAAGATTTTTACAAATTATTATTTAGAATTGCTAAATTGTAACCTGCTTGAATAAGATTTATTCTATTTAACAAGGTTATGCTATTTTAAAAAAGGTTTCCTATTTTCAAAAGTGTTATACTTATTGTCAATAGAGTTATCCTATTTTTCAACAGTTACCTGTGTTTCTGGTACTGTTTTTTCAGTAATTTCCTGCTGTTGGGAGTGCCATGGCCAGGTAAAAATATATTACAGCTGGTTTCAAGGAGTTTGTTCCAGCTTATGATCATGGAAGGCACGTCATCGGCAAAAGCAGGGAAAACCGACCACCAGAATATTCCCACCATGGCATCACCAACTAAAGCCACTTCATCATCAATTATTAAACTCATTGAACCTTTAGAATGACCTGGAGTATGAATAAGATAACAATGGGGTGTTAAATGGTGCTTTTCACCCACTAAATAATCCGGTTTAACTGCAGGGTACTCATTGAATTGCTTAATTTTTCTTCCAATCTTCACCAGAATGCCAGTAATTGGATTGGTTCCATGTAGAATTGGTGTATTTCCGCGCTTTAAATTCTCTGATTCGCTTTTTTGAACGATTATTCTGGCTTTATACTCCTTTTTTATCCTGGTGGCATTTCCAACATGATCAAAATGGGTGTGGGTTAAAATGAGATATGATAAGTTCCTTTCACCTAAAAGGTGGTCCAGTTTTTTCATGAGTTCATTTTTTGAGTTTT is part of the Methanobacterium formicicum DSM 3637 genome and encodes:
- a CDS encoding alpha/beta fold hydrolase, which encodes MKTYVLVHGGNMSTKTWNKLSGQKISTDDGFMGARYWDGTVNAIEAAGGCVFAPTLGDEFTSNLTDHIQQICELIIENNLQDIILVGHSYGGFVITGVADRMPERIHSLVYLDSALPDPGQSLMDILNLAYSQEDSAVLPDPNPPYVEKLQYNPETIFRIEKIYIRCTKSEFADISHLATEKIDTAGGRWTYFELPSSHVPMADLPEDFYKLLFRIAKL
- a CDS encoding MBL fold metallo-hydrolase codes for the protein MKKWTTTSGCTVYQVTEGRSNSYLVLDDDISILIDTGLENSKNELMKKLDHLLGERNLSYLILTHTHFDHVGNATRIKKEYKARIIVQKSESENLKRGNTPILHGTNPITGILVKIGRKIKQFNEYPAVKPDYLVGEKHHLTPHCYLIHTPGHSKGSMSLIIDDEVALVGDAMVGIFWWSVFPAFADDVPSMIISWNKLLETSCNIFLPGHGTPNSRKLLKKQYQKHR